From Falco naumanni isolate bFalNau1 chromosome 4, bFalNau1.pat, whole genome shotgun sequence:
CTCCcgctctgctctccccagggGTTTTGCTGGCAGGTTAAGGCTGCACTGGCCCCACAGGAGCAGCTCAGCCATGGCCCTCAAGCGCCATGCATCGGCCCTGAAGCAGCCAGaccacagggaaaagaaagcgagagggggagaggaggaagctaCCTGGAGCTCCACCTTGGCAGCCCTGAAAACTGCCCCCAAGGAGAAGCCCCCTGCCATCATCGATGGGCTGTGCCCCCTGAGCACAGCACTGGGTGCCCTGgtgagagcagggctggggtacCAGGGaggctgggatggggggaggtgggcagggggatgggggagtCCCAGGGCTGCCCTTGCTCTGCTGGTACAGGGGCGGCCCCAGTTACCCTTGCAGACTCCACTGCATTCCCACTGGGAAAGCTCTGCACCCTCTCCCATCCCCAAATGCTGCCCAGGTGCCAGCCCAGGCCATGCCACTCGCTGTAGGTCTATGAAGACTATGACTGCACCCTGAACCAGACCAACATCAAcgccaacaacaacaaattctATATCATCCAGCTCATCGAGCATGATGGTGCCTACAGTGTCTGGACCCGCTGGGGCCGTGTGGTGAGTCCACCCCAACACCACTTGTCCCCCTCCCCCATGGTTGTCCCCACCCTGTCTTGGGACCTCCAGAGCTTGGGGATGAACCTGGTGGTCCCCGTCCCTTGTTCCTGGTCCCAAAGCAAGCAACCAAGTGGCCCTGCTACAGCCCCTTGTTGGGGGAGCTTCAAGGACTTGCCCCCACACAATGGGGTGAGCCTGGCTGGGGAGACATGGCACATGTCACTGCAGTGACAGTGAACATGACACTCCAGCAAGGAGTCCTGGGCTGCCTCCCTGAGCTGGAGGGACCACCAGATCTGGTACTAATGGCTTGGCATGTTCCTgtttgctgccctgcagccctgccatcacagccccccccccctcccagggTGCTCCTCCTGGCATGGGGCTGGTagagcagggatgcaggggggGTCCTGACCACTGCTGTCCACTGCCAGGGGGAGGTGGGCCAGTCCAAGCTCATGCCCTATGCCTCCCTGGAGGCTGCCAAGAAGGAATTTGAGAAGAAATTTCACGAGAAAACCAAAAACAGCTGGGCAGCAAGGGAGAACTTCATTGCCCAGCCGGGGAAGTACACACTCATCGAggtgcagccaggagctgggcaggagaTGGAGGTTGCCCTCAAGGTGAGTATGTCAGGCTGCTGGGGTGTCACCATGGTGGGGTGGTCCTTACATCTCACCCCTGGCCCACTGAGCACCAGGACATTCGAGCAGGTCAGTAGAATGGGTTGGGTTTCCGGAGAAGTCTGGATGTGAGCTGAAACAGCTCATGGGCAGAGATTTGGTGCTGGTGGGTTGAAGTGGAGTGGGAGGGCGTCCCAAGCAAGAGCCACTGGCATCTGAGTGGCATCAGTCATGGAAAGCGGAGGCAGTGCCTGCCCATTGCCTTGCTGTGTGGGGGTCAGGCACTCCCCACTGAGAcaggcagccccactgccaTGCTCCCACAGCCTCCCACGGGCTCACAGGTGGCTTAGTGATATTTTGGGTCTGCAGGTAGATGGCATGGACAGGGACAAGGTCTGCAAGCAGCGGGTGCTGCCCTGCACCCTGGACAAAGCCACGCAGGACCTGGTGTCTCTCATCTTCAGCAGCGACATGTTCCAGGATGCCATGCAGACCATGAATATCAGTAGGGGGTGATGAGTGGCATGGGGTGGGtctgggggctgtggctgggggtgcaggtggGGAGGTGAacagggcagaggtgctggtggATTTTAGAGCATCCTCACTGGCAGCCTGACACCTGGTGGGACTGTGGATTTTCCATGCCAGGTGCCTGCATGTGCCTGTGGTGATGCTGGAGATTGTTAGAAGTAGCTGTGGGGCAAGTGTGGCAGGTGGGTTCATCTGTGTCCTACCCTCTCTCTCTGGCCAGATGTGAAGAAGATGCCGCTGGGAAAGCTGAGCAAGCAGCAGATTGCGAGGGGCTTTGAGGtactggaggagctggaggcagcattGCGGGAGCAGCCCTCCCAGGCTGCCCTGCTGGAGGACCTCTCCTCCCGATTCTACACCATCATCCCGCATAACTTTGGGCGGGCACGGCCACCTCCCATCAACTCCCCCGACCTGCTGCGTGCCAAGAAGGACATGCTGTTGGTGAGATGCCAGGGCACCTGGCAGGTGGCATCCTGCCCCAAGGAGTGCTCCtgcctgtggggcaggggggtgctggcaggggtcTAGGCTTGCCGTGGTCCCCCTGGCACAGTGCCCAGCACTGGTGGTGAGGATGTCCTCGGTCTGTGCCTGCCAGGTGCTGGCTGACATTGAGGTGGCACAGAGCCTGCAGGCGCAGAaggtgaaggaggaggagaaagttGCCCATCCACTGGATCAGGATTAcgccctgctctgctgccagctctccctccTGGACCCAGCTTCCTGGGAATACCAGGTGCTGCTTGTGCCACAGTGCCCCATGACAGGGAGCAACCGTGCCAGGCCTGCGGGCACCCCAAAGGTCTCCGCTGTCCCAGGGGGACCATGGGCATTGTTGGGATGGCTGCCTGTGGTGACCGCTTTCCTGccttcttccctggcagctGATCCAAAACTACGTGACACAGACTGGGCACAAGCTCTACATCCTCAACATCTGGCAGGTGGCCCGAGATGGCGAGGTGAGGAGATGATTATCCCTGTCCTGCAGTGGGGAAGCCCTGGTTGCACCCCAGGGCTGCATTAGGGCTCTGGGCTTCTCCACCCAGGGGAGGCTTCAGCCCAGCTGGCCAGGGGCAAAAAGGcacctgctcccctgcccctccagccttgcACTGGGGTTGGGCTGGGGGGGGTTGGGTCCAGTCCCTCACCCCTGGGCACCCACATCTCCCTCCGTGGACAGCTCTTACCTCTGCATCTCTCCAGGATGAGCGCTTCAAAGCCCATGACCTCCTGGAGAACCGGCGCCTGCTTTGGCATGGCACCAACGTGGCGGTGATCGCAGCCATCCTGAAGAGTGGGCTGCGCATCATGCCCCATTCAGGCGGGCGTGTGGGCAGGGGCATCTACTTTGCCTCCGAGAACAGCAAGTCAGCCTGCTATGGTGAGGGTGCTGGGAcgggcagggctgctgggggatgCCTGCAGAGTCTGTATGAGTCCATCTGCCTTTGCGTACCTCCTGCCACACAGCTGTGTGTGGGCCAAGCCCCTTCCCTGGCATGGCAGCCAGTCCCTGCATGTTGGGGTGGCCCGGACACAACCAGGTGGGAATGCCAGGGTTGGTGACATCATCCCCATCGCCTTCTCCCATGGCAGTGGGCTGCACGTCCAAGAAGGTTGGCATCATGTTCCTGACAGAGGTGGCCCTGGGCAAGCCCTACCGCATCACCTGTGATGACCCCACGCTGTGTCAGCCACCCACTGGATACGACAGTGTCCTGGCCTGCGGCCAGACAGAGCCGGGTAAGCCTGGGTCAGGAGGGAGTGTGGGGTCTGTGGGGCTGCGGTAGgcacagggtggggggaagagaggTCGGATTTCAGGTTTGACATAGTGTGTGTGGGTGTCTTCTCACCCAGATCCTGCGCAGGATCAGGAGGTGCTGCTGGACGGCAGGAAGGTGCTGGTGTGCCAGGGCAAGCCCATCCCCATGCCTGCCTACAAGGACTCCTCCTTCAGCCAGAGCGAGTACCTCATCTACCAGGAAAGCCAGTGCCGGATCCGCTACCTTGTCCAGCTCCGCTTCTGAGGGTGCCTGGGCACCCAgcagccccatcccagcaccagctggtGATGCTCCCCAGCCTGGAGCACCGTGCTCCGGACTCTCCAGCCACCCTACCTGAGGCTGGGCAAGAGACAGGCTGGCATGGGGACAGAGCTTGTTTTGACTGTGAATAAAACCAATGCACCTTGTACCAAGTGGTTCCCATGCTCTCCTGCCCAGTGAGGTGAGTGCGGAGTAGGGAAGGGTGATGGTAGGTCCCTGCAGGGATGGCAGTGGGTGGCTGCGGAGGGACTGCAGCCTGTTGTGGTCacctggtgctggcagccttCAGGTGAAAGCTGGTGGCTTTGTAAGCCAGCTGCCCATGTCACCCTAGCAAGTTGTGTGCCTCATGCCCATCACCATGGCATCAGGGCTGCAGAGGATGAGCAAGATGCCTTGCCCTGCCTGGGCACGGAGGAGCTCATCTATCTGTCCTGAGGGTGAGTGCCTACCCTCCCTCTGGTGCCATGCTTGCTGCcatgcctgctgccctgccccagcctggtgACCATGCCAAGTCCCTCTCCACGCCCATGTGTGCCCCCTGAGCACGAGTCCGGGTCCCCAGggtgccagggaagggcaacACCCAGCTGCATTACCCTGATTGCCCCATGGAAGTTCTAGAACATCTGCGTGCCAGTGGGGGAGGAGATGCCACAGACCTGCCTGGAGGTCTGTCCCCCACGCCCCAGGGACCTCAGGGCTAAGCTGTCCTTGCAGCAGGACCGGGCCTGGAGCAGTGGGTGGCCATGCTGGGGGGGCATAGGGCTCGGGGACCCCAGTCCCCCCTTCCTGAGCCCCCGCCGGCTGCTAGGACCCAGCAGCTGTCCCCGTGGGACcgcacagcacaggcagcgcCCGGGAGTGACAGCTGGTGCCATCCGCAGCTGGTAGGCTGCAGGCAAACAGGATGACGAGCGGGTGACGGGTGACGGGTGCGGGGAAGGGGGAGCGTGGCCTTGCACgggggcagcagcccctgtTCTGCTGCAGGAGCGACGCCGGCAGGAAGGATCCCCAGCGAGGAGGGGAGCATCACCCACCTCCCCAGGAACAAAGGTGCGCTGggtcccccacccccaccccagggtcCCCCGCAGCcagagcaaggagcagggatggagcaggcGGGTCCATGCTGTCCCCCCTCGGGGTGTGCTGgtgtggctggggcaggggcacagggcgtcagcctggcacagcacagcgggtcccagcagtgccagccctggccaggtTGGGCACAGCCCAGATGCCCGCTCTGGGGTAGGCAGGGTGCTGTGAcctcacctgctccagcatcttGGAGGGCTTCAGGTCGTCTCTGGGTTTCTCTGTGGCTCTTCCTCATTTTGATTCTTCTTCAcatcctgctcccctccccaaCAGGCAAAGAGAAGACAGCAGCCATGGTTGTGGTGGGGTTTCCCTCTAAGGGACGCAGGAGAAGAGCCCTTGCTGCCCAGgcactggagctgctgccttaGCCCTTGGTGGGGATGGCGAGCCGAATGGGGCTGAACACCACGGACAACCTAGAGCTGCTCTCTGTCCCCGAGCAGTCCATTGCCCAGGAGGTGGTGGGCCTCCTCTGCATGGTCCTGCTCACCCTCACCGCCCTGGTGGCCAACACGGTGGTGATGGTTGTCATTCTCAAAACCCCCCTTCTCAGGAAGTTCATCTTCGTCTGCCACCTCTGTGTGGTCGACCTCCTCTCTGCCATTTTCCTCATGCCCTTGGGGAtcatctccagctcctcctgcttcAACAGGGTGATCTACAGCATTGCCGAGTGCCAGGGCTTGATATTCCTGAATATCTGTTTCATCAGTGCCTCCATCCTCACCATCTCGATCATCAGCGTGGAGCGGTACTACTACATTGTCCACCCCATGAGGTATGAGGTCAAGATGACCATCAGGCTGGCGGTGGCCGGAGTGATCTTCATTTGGGTCAAGTCTGTTCTCATCACTGTCTTGGCACTGGTGGGCTGGCCTCAAGGCAACGGGGCCACCAGTGCCAGCCGCTGTACAGTCTACTGGAGCCCTGGGGCTCACAAGAAGATTTTTATGATCATCTTCAGCATCGTCTGCTTTGTTCTGCCTACCATCATCATCTTGGCTGTCTACTGCAGTGTCTACCGCGTGGCCCGGATGGCATCCCTGCAGCACAtgcctgcaccagcacaggcagctgcaccGAGGCACCGATCTGACTCCATCGCCAGTCAAGTGACCATCATCACCACCAGGAACCTGCCACTGCCCAGGCTGATGCCAGAGCGCTTTCTGGGAAGCAACAAGGCCATCCTCACCTTGGTCCTCATTGTGGGGCAGTtcttgtgctgctggctgcccttttttgctttccacttGCACTCCTCTGTCACAACTGGCACAGTGGGTGGTGGGCATGGGGAAATGGTGGTCACCTGGATTGCCTACTCCTCCTTTGCCATCAATCCCTTCTTCTATGGGCTGCTGAACCGCCAGATCAGGGAGGAGCTGGCCCGGCTCCGGCGCAGCTGTCTCAACCGGCCGCTGGGCCAGGAGCTCTGCCTTTCTGTCTCGGAGGCTTCCATCCAGGAAAACTTCTTGCAGTTCCTCCAGAGAGCGACTTGCACGCTGGAGACCCATGCCAGCTGcatcagccccagccccaggaacAGGCTGGACCAGACCAAGATGGGCTTCCCCATCCCAGGTCAAGTTCCTGAAGAAAGCACCTGAGAAGCAAGAGGCCTTGTCCCACCATGCTGGGAaggagggtgggcaggggacCTGTCAGGGACCCCCATTGGACCTGCTTGGGCTCAGTCTCTTGGATTTGGAGGAGTTCTTGTTCAGGTTTTGCCTCTTCTCTGAGCCTATGGTGGAAGGTAGTTTCTCTGttcaggagaaggcagcagatcTGGGGAAGCCTCATCTCCCTTCTATGGGCTGGGATTGTCTCTGGCTCCACCAGCTCAGTCCAGTTGCATGGATGGGCTCTCCTCAGGACACAGGATGCTAAGGGGCTCCTAcacagggcagaggagggggcaCCTCCATATCCATCGCCTGTTGGGACCACTTGTGGCCAATGGGGAAAAGTAGATGTCCATTGCACCTTACCCAGGAGCAGTGGGTCAGCTAACACCACTAACACCAGTAACACCAGGGCGCGGGGCACCCTGCTGAGATTATGTGGAGCCCCCTGTCCTTGGCTCTTTAACCCAAAACTAACCTCTGGCTGGAGAAGCTCCTGTCACCTGTGGTACTTATCAGGGTGACAAGCACCCATGGGGCTGGCTCTGGCCAGGTCTGGTTTTTTGGTGCCGTGGCCATGCCCAGCCGTGCTCTCTGTCCCCCCGCAGCTGGTAGGGGCTGCCCCTCCAGGGAGGGATGCTGGCCGGCCGGGGGTCCGTGCCAGGCTGTTTATGGACACAGCTGCCCAGCTGAAGCCCAGCCAGTGGTGCCACGTGCCAGCCAAACTGGGCTGCCAGCCAGGGGTGCGCTGGGGTAGACGTGGTGGCacaggggtgggtgggtgggtggggcACGTGGGGTGCCCCTGGGCAGCGGCAGCTGGAGGGTACCAGGACCTGCTGTCCCCCTTCAGTGTCATCGCTTCTGTGGTGCTTGAGGCCCCTCTCATGGGGTCCCCAGTGCAAGAAAAAGGACTGGACCCTGTTGAGGGATGCTGGAGGGGCACatcacccccagcccacccacaAAGGTCCCAGGGTTGGTGCTGGCACAGTGGGTTGGAGATGCCCTTGCCCCAGTGATaactggggggctgggggagaacTGCCCCATGGCCTCTCAAACTGCCTCATGGCAGGGAGGGGTCTCTAGGAAGACCCCCAGAAAGACTGGGGCTGAGGGCCAGCACCCCTCTGGCCGCAGGGATGCCCCTCCAGCCACCACCCCATGCCCTTGACGTGGAGGGGTGTCTCCACCCAGGGTGGggtatattattatttttttcttgtaaattttatctttttattaaacCATTGATAAGttacaaaggaggaaaaaatatacttATATGTACAGCATTTCCAAGCCAGCAGGGACTGGCTCTTGGATGGGGTTGCTGGGCGGAGATTGCCCCAGGGTGGCCCAGGGAGGGCCCCCCACCAGAGCCAAGGGAAGGGAGACCCCCAGAGAGGCCAGGCAGCCCCTCATCCAGTGGGACCTGGCTTTTGGGTGCTAGCCAGGGGGTGAGCAGGAGGacagcagggtgggcagggcaaggagcaggaggtgggggtcccaccccagcacagggcaATGGGAGAAGGGACCCTGAGCCAGCAGAGACAGCCCCCCTGCCAATACCAGGGCACATGGTCCCCATGCAGGAAGATCAGGGAGGggggcacagcactgctggaacaggcagcaggcagcggAGCAGCTCGTTCCTCCAGCAGGCATCACTGCTGGGAAGacccttcccttccctggggtggggagcaAGGGGGTCCACCTGGGCATGGGgcacctggcagcagctgaggacagGGTGGGCAGCGGGGAGGTGTCCCTGGCACGGGGTGGCACACCAGACCCCCTTGCCCACCCACCGGTGGGGCTCAATAGGGTGAGAACTTCTGCCGGTCAGCTTTCTTGGTGCCATTGGCTGCCGAGATCTTGGTCGTGTAGGTGGCAGTGCCACCATTGGGACCCGCCACAGAGGATGGGGATAGTGCCAGGAAGGACACCGGCTTCAGGCCGATGAAGTTGGAGAGGGAGATGGTGTAGGGGGtgcccagcagggctgggggggctggagcgacggcaggcagtgctgcaccAGAGCCTGGGGCGAGGGGCTGGGAGAAGCCCATACCGAGGTCCATGGAGCCAGGGCCTGGTGACGCCTGGGAGGTAGATTTGGCCGTCTCTAAGCTGGAGAAGCAAGCAACAAGGTGAAAACCACAGTGACAGACAGTCTCCCACCGCAATGTGCCCATCGTAGGGTGCAAGGACCATACACCCCATCCCTTCTGGCACACATCTCTGTAGCACATCTGGTGAGGACTAAAAAGCTGGGGCTCAAACCCTGTGGCGTCTCAGGTCCTGCACCCACCATCTGGGGACCTCACAGCACCATCCCAGCTCATCCTTCCTGAGGATGCTGGAGTGAGTGTCCCCTAAAAGCTGTGCTGGGGCACTAGGGAGGTGTCACTCCTTGCTAGCAGCCAGCCTGCGTGCCCCCAGCTGGCACCTACCAGGCTGTGATGAGGTACTGAGCCAGGGTGATGCTGACGGGGGTCCCCGTGATGGTCACATGCCTCTCGCTGGAGCCCTCAGTCTGGTTCCCGATCTTGATGTGGGCACCTGACATCTGCCGGATCTCGCTGATCTTGCTGCCGTGACGGCCAATGATGCAGCCAATgagctggaggggcagggacCAGGgtgagctgggagcagctggagccTCGTCAAGCAGGGAGCTCCCAGGGGCTCACCTGGCCACGCTCTGTGCCTGGGAGGattggggaaactgaggcagacaCTGTgagggcagggtgctgctttCCTTGGGCAGACTCTACTTTTTGGTCTTACTCAagccccacaccccccccacaaGCTGGCATTGTTGGGCTGCCACATCCCAAGGCTCTTCCTTGGTGTTGACCAAGCCCTTTCCcccttctgtgcctcagtttcccttttaTTCCAACTGCTTCTGACCCAGCAGCCCCTCTTGCCCCTGAGCTCTGGCAGCCGAGGCAGAACCTCCCCTGTgcagggtggtgggtgctggccTCTACAAAGAGGCTGTGGGGTGGAACACATGGGTGGGGGCAAGCTGTGGTCTGCCTCGCCATCCCCAGGACCCACACGTACGTCATTGGGCACCAGGAActcctgggagctgctctgggagctGGTGTCCAGGCCTGGAGGGAGAAACAGGGATGTTAGTGGTGGGAGGGTGggtctccagcagctccatgccCCCACACCAGCCCCATGCTGGGACAGTCAGTCACCCCAGGGACAAacctggggagaggcagggaggacGGGACATAGGCACCAGTTGTGATTTGGTGCCAGTGCTCCCCCACTGCAGGGCTGAGGGGCTCTAGTGGGTGCAGGGACCCCAGGAAATCAAGAATTCTGGGGGTCAGGTAGTCATGCCAGGGGTGCTGGGATCAGAGAGGGTGCAAGGGACTGGGATGCCCTCCCCCCACCAGGGCCAGGTGGCTGGGTGGGTCAGGAGGGGCACTCCATACCGCCAGCCCTGCGGAGGCACGGGAGGTGCTCACCTGGCACCATGGAGGGTGCGTGGCCCAGGGAGGCGAAGGGGAGCGTGTGCCCcgacagctgctgcagcttcgTCACCTGCCCAGgcagtgggaggaagaggaagaaggcaTTAGAGGTGACTGCAGAGGGTCCCCTGTCCCTCCTGGGGCTGGACACTGgcacccagcacctcccaggagaggcatccccagcagcacccatcCTGGTGGGCACAGATCTGGTGCCCCTGGGAGCAGGGGTGGGCTGCCACAGGGACAGACTCACCTCCGCGGGAGAGACCCCACTGTACTGGCCTTGCATGGAGAAGccctgggggcagaggggaaggaaggggcaTCAGTGGGGAGCCAGGTGCAGACCCCTGCCTCAGGCCACCCCTCCCCAGAGCAGGGAGGCCACCCCAAGCCCACAAAAGTTGCCCCTTGCTGGCAGAGGCCGGGCCCTCTGGCCACCCCATGCccctgggggggctgcacccctTACCTGGTTGGCAGAGAGCAGGATGGTGCCGAGGGAGAGGCCAGGGTGGTAGGGGATGGTGGCCCCCTTTGGAGGCGactggagagggagggaaggaggtgaAGGGGATGAGAGATGAGGCTGAATGTCCCCGTAGCCCCACGGGTCCCCCCAGACCTCCTCTGCCCTCTCATGCCCCCAGCAAGCTGGGCACAGCCCCCAACACTGCCAAGGCAGGGTGCTCTTATGGGCTTCCATGCAGGGGGACCTCAGTGCCTGGGTCCAGGTGGGCATGGTaagccctggggaggggggaggcaggcagctcaTGACCCCCTGGGCTGGGCATGGGGTTCAGTGGGTACCTCCAGGATAACGGCGCAGATCTGCCTCACGCACTGGATGATGGTGTCCGGCACCCCTGAGACAGTGACGGCCCGTTCGGTGGAGTTGGGCAGCAGGTCACCGGCCACCTGCACCTGCGCCCCTGTGCTCTGGCGGGGGACAAAGGGAGATGCTGGGGTGCCTCAGCCACTCCCCTCCAGGGCTCAGTAGCTCACATCTCCCCTGGGCCACACGGACCTTTGCAGGACCCACAGGATGATGCTCCACTCCTGCATCAACTCCCACAGCCCCTGCGCAGCCGTGGCAGCCCACATGCCCACGGCTCTGTGCCCCCCAGGGGAAAAGGGGAGCCTGCACCCAGGGCACCCTCAGCCTCACCTCCCGGATCTCCCGGATCTTAGTTCCTGCCTTGCCGATGAGTGAGCCACACTGGCTGGCCGGGATGACGAGGCGCAGTGTCACCGGCGATCTGCCTGCTGCCCCATCACCCCCTGCTCCCAGGTCctgtgaggggaggggggatgcaGTGTCAGACCCCCAGGAACCTGTAGGCATGGGGGCACTCACTGTGGGGGGAGAGATGCCTACC
This genomic window contains:
- the PCBP4 gene encoding poly(rC)-binding protein 4 isoform X3, with protein sequence MARRSAASLARKERLLRGYESSARITISEGSCPERITTITGSTDAVFRAVSMIAFKLEEDLGAGGDGAAGRSPVTLRLVIPASQCGSLIGKAGTKIREIRESTGAQVQVAGDLLPNSTERAVTVSGVPDTIIQCVRQICAVILESPPKGATIPYHPGLSLGTILLSANQGFSMQGQYSGVSPAEVTKLQQLSGHTLPFASLGHAPSMVPGLDTSSQSSSQEFLVPNDLIGCIIGRHGSKISEIRQMSGAHIKIGNQTEGSSERHVTITGTPVSITLAQYLITACLETAKSTSQASPGPGSMDLGMGFSQPLAPGSGAALPAVAPAPPALLGTPYTISLSNFIGLKPVSFLALSPSSVAGPNGGTATYTTKISAANGTKKADRQKFSPY
- the PARP3 gene encoding protein mono-ADP-ribosyltransferase PARP3 isoform X1; amino-acid sequence: MSYRGCDSCFRSCPCLLLPKEKVLPPGRLPDLPEGSQRPKAPWQGAAVRGTRLAGPGQWEQVYEDYDCTLNQTNINANNNKFYIIQLIEHDGAYSVWTRWGRVGEVGQSKLMPYASLEAAKKEFEKKFHEKTKNSWAARENFIAQPGKYTLIEVQPGAGQEMEVALKVDGMDRDKVCKQRVLPCTLDKATQDLVSLIFSSDMFQDAMQTMNINVKKMPLGKLSKQQIARGFEVLEELEAALREQPSQAALLEDLSSRFYTIIPHNFGRARPPPINSPDLLRAKKDMLLVLADIEVAQSLQAQKVKEEEKVAHPLDQDYALLCCQLSLLDPASWEYQLIQNYVTQTGHKLYILNIWQVARDGEDERFKAHDLLENRRLLWHGTNVAVIAAILKSGLRIMPHSGGRVGRGIYFASENSKSACYGEGAGTGRAAGGCLQMGCTSKKVGIMFLTEVALGKPYRITCDDPTLCQPPTGYDSVLACGQTEPDPAQDQEVLLDGRKVLVCQGKPIPMPAYKDSSFSQSEYLIYQESQCRIRYLVQLRF
- the LOC121087144 gene encoding probable G-protein coupled receptor, with protein sequence MASRMGLNTTDNLELLSVPEQSIAQEVVGLLCMVLLTLTALVANTVVMVVILKTPLLRKFIFVCHLCVVDLLSAIFLMPLGIISSSSCFNRVIYSIAECQGLIFLNICFISASILTISIISVERYYYIVHPMRYEVKMTIRLAVAGVIFIWVKSVLITVLALVGWPQGNGATSASRCTVYWSPGAHKKIFMIIFSIVCFVLPTIIILAVYCSVYRVARMASLQHMPAPAQAAAPRHRSDSIASQVTIITTRNLPLPRLMPERFLGSNKAILTLVLIVGQFLCCWLPFFAFHLHSSVTTGTVGGGHGEMVVTWIAYSSFAINPFFYGLLNRQIREELARLRRSCLNRPLGQELCLSVSEASIQENFLQFLQRATCTLETHASCISPSPRNRLDQTKMGFPIPGQVPEEST
- the PCBP4 gene encoding poly(rC)-binding protein 4 isoform X2, producing MASPDRASGMGGSPEETELSITLTLRMLMHGKEIGSIIGKKGETVKRIREQSSARITISEGSCPERITTITGSTDAVFRAVSMIAFKLEEDLGAGGDGAAGRSPVTLRLVIPASQCGSLIGKAGTKIREIRESTGAQVQVAGDLLPNSTERAVTVSGVPDTIIQCVRQICAVILEGFSMQGQYSGVSPAEVTKLQQLSGHTLPFASLGHAPSMVPGLDTSSQSSSQEFLVPNDLIGCIIGRHGSKISEIRQMSGAHIKIGNQTEGSSERHVTITGTPVSITLAQYLITACLETAKSTSQASPGPGSMDLGMGFSQPLAPGSGAALPAVAPAPPALLGTPYTISLSNFIGLKPVSFLALSPSSVAGPNGGTATYTTKISAANGTKKADRQKFSPY
- the PCBP4 gene encoding poly(rC)-binding protein 4 isoform X1, whose protein sequence is MASPDRASGMGGSPEETELSITLTLRMLMHGKEIGSIIGKKGETVKRIREQSSARITISEGSCPERITTITGSTDAVFRAVSMIAFKLEEDLGAGGDGAAGRSPVTLRLVIPASQCGSLIGKAGTKIREIRESTGAQVQVAGDLLPNSTERAVTVSGVPDTIIQCVRQICAVILESPPKGATIPYHPGLSLGTILLSANQGFSMQGQYSGVSPAEVTKLQQLSGHTLPFASLGHAPSMVPGLDTSSQSSSQEFLVPNDLIGCIIGRHGSKISEIRQMSGAHIKIGNQTEGSSERHVTITGTPVSITLAQYLITACLETAKSTSQASPGPGSMDLGMGFSQPLAPGSGAALPAVAPAPPALLGTPYTISLSNFIGLKPVSFLALSPSSVAGPNGGTATYTTKISAANGTKKADRQKFSPY
- the PARP3 gene encoding protein mono-ADP-ribosyltransferase PARP3 isoform X2, which encodes MALKRHASALKQPDHREKKARGGEEEATWSSTLAALKTAPKEKPPAIIDGLCPLSTALGALVYEDYDCTLNQTNINANNNKFYIIQLIEHDGAYSVWTRWGRVGEVGQSKLMPYASLEAAKKEFEKKFHEKTKNSWAARENFIAQPGKYTLIEVQPGAGQEMEVALKVDGMDRDKVCKQRVLPCTLDKATQDLVSLIFSSDMFQDAMQTMNINVKKMPLGKLSKQQIARGFEVLEELEAALREQPSQAALLEDLSSRFYTIIPHNFGRARPPPINSPDLLRAKKDMLLVLADIEVAQSLQAQKVKEEEKVAHPLDQDYALLCCQLSLLDPASWEYQLIQNYVTQTGHKLYILNIWQVARDGEDERFKAHDLLENRRLLWHGTNVAVIAAILKSGLRIMPHSGGRVGRGIYFASENSKSACYVGCTSKKVGIMFLTEVALGKPYRITCDDPTLCQPPTGYDSVLACGQTEPDPAQDQEVLLDGRKVLVCQGKPIPMPAYKDSSFSQSEYLIYQESQCRIRYLVQLRF